A window of the Dyadobacter pollutisoli genome harbors these coding sequences:
- a CDS encoding FN3 associated domain-containing protein: MRRYLSDWKGLVYNLAFFLNGLLIFLLLFEDRFTVPFWMQAVGRMHPLVLHFPLVVLILYSLWVVIIEKPDSTRWNAGLGDSLLIIGTLTAAVAAFSGFVLSKEDGYESDTLLWHKWLGIAISLTSIIWYSSRKYLEPWKLSSKIVAASFLVLLFVGGHLGGNLTHGEDFLISPLGPSVDEAPKVAFEEAKVYENLVKPVLEQKCLSCHNEEKSKGNLQMQTQALLTKGGKGGALWDTTKADLGLLIGRLHLPIDDKKHMPPRGKVQLTDDEIVLLAAWVKSGSRFDQMVSSLSPQNPVYAYAQNVLGGGRTEEQYDFSAADADEVQKLNTTYRLIKPLSAESPALFVNFYNRANFKSEDIEGLMPLKGQIVSMDLSKMPVKDQDLKTLAGFPELRKLILNFTDITGGTLGELKKLEHLRELSLSGTGVKMAHIKLLEAIPSLKSVYVWNTGLSTEELAGLKKGQKIRFETGFRSDTLILALNAPIIVTEKQLISKDETVSLKHQIAGTVIRYTLDGTEPDSTKSLVYDKPIAITKNSTLKARAFRAGWYGSKQVEKVFFKAGYPIDSAQLLTPVDPGYKGKGAASLIDGKVGDTERVSGTWLGFNQNDFQSYLYFKKPVKAGNVTISMLRNIGSYIFPPTRIEVWGGANEKSLKLLKVITPEVPTKDLPGAVNLVYEAGFEPQQLSCIKVIAKPLAKIPDWHGGKGGKGWLFIDELIVN, encoded by the coding sequence GTGCGCAGATATTTGTCAGACTGGAAAGGGCTTGTTTACAACCTGGCCTTCTTCCTCAATGGGTTACTCATTTTTCTTTTGCTTTTTGAAGATCGCTTTACCGTACCTTTCTGGATGCAGGCGGTGGGAAGAATGCACCCGCTGGTTTTACACTTCCCGCTGGTGGTGCTGATACTTTACAGCCTATGGGTAGTCATCATCGAAAAACCGGATTCCACTCGCTGGAATGCCGGGCTGGGAGATAGCCTGCTTATTATAGGTACGCTTACCGCAGCAGTAGCGGCATTTTCAGGGTTTGTTTTGTCCAAAGAAGACGGCTACGAATCCGACACATTGTTGTGGCATAAATGGTTGGGGATCGCTATTTCGCTGACGAGTATCATTTGGTATAGTTCAAGAAAATATCTGGAACCCTGGAAGTTATCGTCGAAAATTGTGGCTGCCTCGTTTCTGGTGCTGCTTTTTGTTGGCGGACATTTGGGCGGGAACCTTACGCACGGCGAAGACTTCCTGATATCGCCACTGGGGCCGTCGGTCGACGAAGCCCCAAAGGTAGCCTTTGAAGAAGCGAAGGTTTATGAAAACCTTGTCAAGCCGGTATTGGAACAAAAATGCCTTTCCTGTCACAATGAAGAAAAATCGAAAGGGAATTTGCAAATGCAAACCCAGGCCTTACTGACCAAGGGAGGAAAAGGTGGTGCGCTGTGGGATACTACCAAGGCAGACCTTGGTTTGCTGATCGGGCGACTGCACTTACCGATAGACGACAAAAAACATATGCCCCCGCGCGGGAAAGTACAGCTGACCGACGATGAGATCGTGTTACTGGCCGCCTGGGTAAAAAGCGGATCACGTTTCGACCAGATGGTGAGCTCGCTGTCACCGCAAAATCCGGTGTATGCCTATGCGCAAAATGTATTGGGCGGTGGCCGGACAGAAGAGCAGTACGATTTCAGTGCGGCTGATGCCGACGAGGTCCAAAAGCTGAATACGACTTACCGGTTGATTAAGCCATTGTCGGCTGAATCTCCGGCATTGTTTGTGAATTTTTACAACCGTGCCAATTTCAAAAGTGAAGATATCGAGGGGTTAATGCCATTGAAGGGGCAGATCGTTTCAATGGATTTGAGTAAAATGCCTGTGAAAGATCAGGATCTCAAAACACTGGCTGGATTCCCCGAACTGCGTAAGCTGATCCTGAATTTTACGGACATCACCGGAGGGACATTAGGCGAACTGAAAAAACTCGAACATCTCAGAGAACTTTCACTGAGCGGTACCGGGGTTAAAATGGCGCACATTAAATTGCTGGAAGCCATTCCATCATTGAAAAGCGTATATGTCTGGAATACCGGCCTGAGTACGGAAGAACTGGCGGGATTGAAGAAAGGACAAAAAATCAGGTTTGAAACTGGTTTCCGTAGCGATACGCTGATCCTCGCACTCAATGCACCGATCATTGTCACAGAAAAGCAACTCATTTCCAAAGATGAAACTGTATCGCTGAAACATCAGATCGCCGGTACTGTTATCCGGTACACGCTGGATGGTACCGAGCCAGACAGCACCAAGTCGCTGGTATACGATAAGCCGATTGCGATTACCAAAAACAGTACGTTGAAAGCCAGGGCGTTCCGGGCTGGCTGGTACGGCAGCAAGCAGGTGGAAAAGGTCTTTTTTAAAGCAGGTTACCCCATTGATAGCGCGCAGTTGCTTACACCGGTAGACCCTGGCTATAAAGGGAAAGGAGCGGCCTCGCTTATCGATGGAAAAGTAGGTGACACCGAGCGGGTGAGTGGTACCTGGCTGGGTTTCAACCAGAACGATTTTCAAAGCTACCTGTACTTCAAAAAACCTGTAAAGGCAGGTAATGTAACCATTAGCATGCTCAGGAACATCGGAAGCTACATTTTCCCGCCTACCCGCATCGAAGTATGGGGTGGAGCCAATGAGAAATCGCTCAAATTATTGAAAGTGATCACTCCCGAGGTACCAACAAAGGATTTACCTGGCGCAGTAAATCTTGTTTACGAGGCGGGGTTCGAACCGCAGCAGCTAAGCTGTATCAAAGTGATCGCTAAACCACTAGCCAAAATTCCGGACTGGCACGGAGGCAAGGGCGGGAAAGGATGGCTGTTTATCGATGAATTGATCGTGAATTAA